In Triticum aestivum cultivar Chinese Spring chromosome 5B, IWGSC CS RefSeq v2.1, whole genome shotgun sequence, the following proteins share a genomic window:
- the LOC123116536 gene encoding uncharacterized protein, whose translation MKIGKAPELPKKAAAMCKSKTTRLLILASLQRRRMATAAVVSRKIDALIMADWERADRHKALALGMVEKKPVINHESDLEANFSRHLVMFGQENGHGRCHTDRMHSFFNNDQENFHYTDDDDVELDSCDQDDDDEPSVMDVIKNNREVEGLEFNMEEEIDQAADMFIRRFRQRLNEGF comes from the coding sequence ATGAAGATCGGGAAGGCTCCTGAGCTCCCGAAGAAGGCGGCAGCGATGTGCAAGAGCAAGACCACCAGGCTCCTCATCCTCGCCTCGCTCCAGCGCCGTAGGATGGCCACGGCCGCCGTGGTCTCTCGCAAGATTGACGCGCTCATAATGGCTGACTGGGAGAGAGCGGACCGCCACAAGGCACTCGCGTTGGGAATGGTCGAGAAGAAACCGGTCATCAACCATGAGAGTGACTTGGAGGCCAACTTTTCTCGTCACTTGGTGATGTTCGGTCAAGAGAATGGTCATGGTCGCTGCCACACTGACCGAATGCATTCCTTCTTCAACAACGACCAAGAGAACTTCCATTACACTGACGATGATGATGTGGAACTTGATTCATGTGATCAAGACGATGATGATGAGCCATCAGTCATGGATGTAATCAAGAACAACCGAGAAGTTGAGGGGTTGGAGTTCAACATGGAGGAGGAGATTGATCAGGCTGCTGATATGTTCATTAGGAGATTCCGGCAGCGGCTGAACGAGGGATTTTAG
- the LOC123116538 gene encoding uncharacterized protein codes for MKIGKAPELVKKAAAMCKSKTGVLAARLLILASLQRRGMATAAVVSHKIDALIMADWERVDRHKALALRTVEKRPVVVHKDDLAANFPRHLGMIDQENGHGGCHADRTLHPLFNDDHNNCRYTCDGDVLLDSCDQDDDDEPSVLDVIRSNREVEGLEFNLEEEIDQAADMFIRRFRQRLNEGF; via the coding sequence ATGAAGATCGGGAAGGCTCCTGAACTCGTGAAGAAGGCAGCAGCGATGTGCAAGAGCAAGACTGGGGTGCTCGCTGCCAGGCTCCTCATCCTCGCCTCGCTCCAGCGCCGCGGGATGGCCACGGCCGCGGTGGTCTCTCACAAGATTGACGCGCTTATTATGGCCGACTGGGAGAGAGTTGACCGCCACAAGGCTCTCGCGCTACGCACGGTCGAGAAGAGACCAGTTGTCGTCCATAAGGATGATTTGGCGGCCAATTTCCCTCGTCACTTGGGGATGATCGATCAAGAGAATGGTCATGGTGGATGCCATGCTGACAGGACACTCCATCCCCTCTTCAACGACGACCACAATAACTGTCGTTACACTTGCGATGGTGATGTGCTACTTGATTCATGTgatcaagatgatgatgatgagccgtCAGTCCTGGATGTGATCAGGAGTAACCGAGAAGTTGAGGGGTTGGAGTTCAATCTGGAGGAGGAGATTGATCAGGCTGCTGATATGTTCATTAGGAGGTTCCGGCAGCGGCTGAACGAGGGATTTTAG